A single Methylomonas sp. AM2-LC DNA region contains:
- a CDS encoding CbtB domain-containing protein: protein MKTLSASAVISSSKFLPGLSAILLGLTLILGVGFMQDANNYLHNAAHDSRHSAAFPCH, encoded by the coding sequence ATGAAAACACTTTCTGCATCCGCTGTAATTTCTTCCTCTAAATTTTTGCCCGGTTTAAGCGCCATCCTTTTGGGTTTAACCCTTATTTTAGGTGTTGGCTTTATGCAAGACGCCAATAACTATTTGCATAACGCAGCTCACGATAGTAGACATAGCGCCGCTTTTCCTTGCCATTAA
- a CDS encoding CbtA family protein, with protein MADFRKLVAASLLIGLLAGLFLSLLQHYQIQPLILAAERFETPITDHAHDWQPEDGAQRIGFTILFNCLTGFGFALLISSAMYWKNDYRYSQAVLWTIAGYLVFFGAPALGLPPELPGTDSAELQSRQAWWLFTSIATSIGLYGLFFGKNLWLQLASVTLMAAPHLVGAPHPDIMQSSAPEALQQRFVWMSVITNGLFWLALGVFSGWYLPKVNFKS; from the coding sequence GTGGCTGATTTCCGCAAGCTGGTAGCTGCATCGCTACTCATCGGTCTGTTAGCTGGCCTTTTCTTAAGCCTGTTGCAGCATTATCAGATCCAACCCTTAATTCTGGCAGCAGAACGCTTTGAAACGCCAATAACTGATCACGCTCATGACTGGCAACCCGAAGACGGAGCACAACGAATTGGCTTCACCATTCTTTTTAACTGCCTGACTGGTTTTGGTTTTGCATTATTGATCAGTAGTGCCATGTATTGGAAAAATGACTATAGATACTCACAAGCAGTACTGTGGACAATAGCCGGTTATCTGGTGTTTTTCGGAGCTCCAGCACTAGGTTTGCCACCCGAACTGCCAGGAACGGACAGCGCAGAATTGCAGAGTAGGCAAGCTTGGTGGCTATTTACCTCAATTGCCACTTCTATTGGATTGTATGGTCTTTTTTTCGGTAAAAATCTTTGGCTACAACTGGCTAGTGTTACCTTGATGGCTGCTCCACATCTGGTTGGAGCGCCACACCCAGATATCATGCAATCATCGGCACCCGAGGCTTTACAACAACGTTTTGTCTGGATGTCTGTGATCACTAATGGTTTGTTTTGGTTGGCTTTAGGTGTGTTTTCAGGCTGGTATTTGCCAAAAGTAAACTTTAAATCATGA
- a CDS encoding cobyrinate a,c-diamide synthase produces the protein MMVSSQTRHCPAILISAPASGQGKTTVTAAMAYYHRLQNLKVRVFKTGPDFIDPQILAYASAQPVYQLDLWMMGVKHCQELLFRAAAEADVILIEGVMGLFDGESSSADLAQIMGIPIAAVIDAQGMAQTFSAIAFGLANYRSQLAFAGVIANKVGSIGHAKLLEESLPKSMPLLAAMMKDAAVALPSRHLGLLQASEISDLDERLNHAAELLTSAAPCKLPESVAFEYIESKRLPQLLIGKKIAVAHDAAFSFIYQANLDCLEAMGAELQFFSPLLDQALPTADSIYLPGGYPELYLQTLAENKAMQDALRLHHQAGKPIYAECGGFLYLLESLTDCDGNKASMVGLLPGSARMQSKLVNLGMHSLQLDKGEIRGHSFHHSLLEIAIQPFAVSVPQRNRNCSEDFFQLGRLQATYLHLYFPFNAQLAAGFFL, from the coding sequence ATGATGGTTTCCTCTCAGACTCGGCACTGCCCAGCAATACTGATCAGCGCACCTGCATCAGGACAAGGCAAAACAACTGTTACGGCTGCCATGGCCTATTATCATAGGCTGCAAAACCTCAAGGTACGCGTATTCAAGACTGGCCCCGACTTTATCGATCCGCAGATTTTAGCGTATGCCTCAGCGCAGCCTGTGTATCAGTTAGATTTATGGATGATGGGTGTAAAGCATTGCCAAGAGTTATTGTTTCGTGCAGCGGCTGAAGCAGATGTCATATTGATTGAAGGGGTAATGGGGCTATTCGATGGCGAGAGCAGCAGTGCCGATTTAGCTCAAATAATGGGGATACCAATAGCCGCCGTTATTGATGCCCAAGGCATGGCGCAAACATTTTCTGCTATTGCGTTTGGCTTGGCAAACTACCGTTCTCAACTAGCATTTGCGGGTGTAATTGCCAATAAAGTGGGTAGTATAGGACATGCAAAATTGTTAGAGGAATCTCTGCCGAAATCCATGCCATTGCTTGCAGCAATGATGAAAGACGCAGCGGTGGCATTACCCTCGCGGCATTTGGGATTACTTCAGGCTTCTGAAATTAGTGACTTGGATGAACGGTTGAATCACGCAGCCGAATTATTGACCAGTGCAGCACCCTGCAAATTACCCGAATCCGTTGCTTTTGAGTACATTGAATCAAAACGCTTGCCACAGCTACTGATAGGCAAAAAAATTGCTGTTGCCCATGATGCTGCGTTTTCATTCATCTATCAAGCTAACCTCGATTGCTTAGAGGCAATGGGGGCCGAACTGCAATTTTTTTCACCATTGCTTGATCAAGCATTACCCACCGCTGACAGTATTTACTTACCAGGTGGCTACCCAGAATTGTATTTGCAGACTTTAGCCGAAAATAAGGCAATGCAAGACGCTTTGCGTCTGCATCATCAGGCAGGCAAACCGATTTACGCCGAATGCGGCGGCTTTCTTTATTTACTGGAAAGCTTAACCGATTGTGATGGAAATAAAGCCTCTATGGTGGGCTTATTGCCCGGCAGCGCTAGAATGCAATCCAAACTCGTTAATCTTGGTATGCATAGCTTACAGCTGGATAAAGGTGAAATTCGTGGGCATAGCTTCCACCATTCTCTATTGGAAATAGCCATACAACCATTTGCTGTATCGGTTCCACAGCGCAACCGTAATTGTAGCGAAGATTTTTTCCAACTGGGGCGTTTACAAGCCACTTACCTGCACCTCTATTTCCCATTCAATGCGCAGCTGGCCGCAGGATTTTTTCTATGA
- the cobM gene encoding precorrin-4 C(11)-methyltransferase: MINQLPARVWFVGAGPGDVDLITVKGRDLIARADAILFAGSLVQSAATQWAPAHCLIKDSKEMRLEQITDWLIEQAQPGKVVIRLQTGDPGLYGALIEMVQPLDKANISVEVVPGVSSAFAAMACAVESLTLPEVTQTVILTRVEGRTPMPEGESLQELASHHTTLCLFLSITLLSSIEHELKAAGWAEDATVLVVHKASWPDEQQIIRGTLANIRDKCREAKINSQAMIIISPTLGARHWPDLKKSKLYDAGFTHRFRRAERISNKEQS, encoded by the coding sequence ATGATTAATCAACTTCCTGCAAGGGTTTGGTTTGTGGGTGCAGGGCCTGGTGATGTCGATTTAATCACGGTCAAGGGCAGAGATTTGATTGCTCGTGCAGATGCAATTTTGTTTGCTGGCTCACTTGTTCAATCTGCAGCAACACAATGGGCACCTGCCCATTGCCTGATTAAAGATTCAAAAGAGATGAGGCTGGAACAAATTACCGACTGGCTCATTGAACAAGCCCAACCTGGAAAAGTAGTCATTCGTTTACAGACTGGCGACCCAGGGCTTTACGGGGCATTGATTGAAATGGTGCAGCCTTTGGACAAAGCCAACATTAGCGTAGAGGTAGTTCCTGGCGTATCGTCTGCATTTGCGGCTATGGCTTGTGCCGTTGAGAGCCTGACTTTACCGGAAGTGACCCAGACAGTGATATTAACTCGCGTTGAAGGTCGTACGCCGATGCCTGAAGGCGAGTCCTTGCAAGAACTGGCCAGCCATCATACAACGCTTTGTTTGTTTTTATCGATCACTCTTTTGTCTAGCATCGAACATGAGCTAAAAGCTGCCGGTTGGGCTGAAGATGCAACGGTACTTGTGGTACACAAAGCCAGTTGGCCAGACGAACAGCAGATTATTCGCGGCACTCTCGCCAATATTCGCGACAAATGCCGTGAGGCCAAAATCAACAGCCAAGCCATGATAATTATAAGTCCAACACTAGGCGCTCGCCACTGGCCCGATTTAAAAAAATCAAAACTCTACGACGCCGGTTTCACGCATCGATTTCGCCGTGCGGAGCGCATATCTAACAAGGAACAATCATGA
- a CDS encoding sirohydrochlorin chelatase, translated as MTTTILLVGHGSRNQTGNDEIKAFKQQWQQQHPDWRIELCYIELADVLLPEGLQHAAQGADRVIVIPLILSAAGHVKAEIPEHIAEVRERFPQVEFVYAPHIGANSEILKVLKNSLKSVMQKLAMPDPKNTGVIILGRGSSDRVANGELAKLARWLYEDTEHELIDIAFTGITHPRLETAIQRQVNLGMTQIAILPYYLFTGLLIERITLQVTRLQTQYPQIAIASGSYFGFDKAVFKLLDQRVFETDDPVAPKMLECDGCQYRELAIQHVHHDH; from the coding sequence ATGACAACCACTATTCTTCTCGTAGGTCACGGCTCACGAAACCAAACCGGTAATGATGAAATAAAGGCATTTAAACAACAATGGCAACAACAACATCCAGACTGGCGCATTGAATTGTGTTACATCGAACTGGCCGATGTTTTACTGCCTGAAGGCTTGCAACATGCAGCGCAAGGTGCTGACAGAGTTATTGTTATACCGCTGATTTTAAGTGCCGCAGGTCATGTGAAAGCGGAAATTCCTGAACACATCGCCGAAGTTCGAGAACGTTTTCCACAAGTCGAGTTTGTCTATGCCCCCCACATTGGTGCAAATTCAGAGATACTAAAGGTTCTAAAAAACAGTTTAAAAAGCGTGATGCAGAAACTGGCAATGCCGGATCCCAAAAATACCGGGGTAATCATTTTAGGTCGAGGTTCTTCGGATCGGGTAGCAAACGGCGAACTGGCAAAACTGGCACGTTGGCTTTACGAGGATACAGAACACGAACTGATCGATATCGCTTTTACCGGCATTACCCATCCACGCTTAGAAACTGCTATACAACGTCAAGTGAACCTAGGTATGACCCAAATTGCCATTTTGCCTTACTACCTATTTACCGGCTTGTTGATTGAGCGCATTACTTTGCAAGTAACTCGCCTGCAAACCCAATATCCGCAAATAGCCATTGCTAGCGGTAGTTATTTCGGTTTTGATAAGGCCGTTTTTAAATTGCTTGATCAACGCGTATTTGAAACAGATGATCCTGTCGCACCTAAAATGTTGGAATGTGATGGTTGCCAATACCGTGAATTAGCCATACAGCATGTACATCATGACCACTAA
- a CDS encoding precorrin-8X methylmutase: protein MTTNSKTEQLTQAGQQIEHDSFAIVDSEVGSHTYQQDQWQIVRRMIHATADFEFNGLTEFSDNAVEVGVRAILAGAPIVADVEMICVGLSQPRLAHFGIKPHQFISDSDVIEAARKVNSTRAVQAMCKANQQGLLDGGIVAVGNAPTALLEVLRMIREENLKPALIVGMPVGFVSAAESKDLLSTLKNTPWIITRGRKGGSTLVVAALHALLSLAESQQKSG, encoded by the coding sequence ATGACCACTAATAGTAAAACCGAACAATTAACACAGGCGGGACAGCAGATCGAACACGACTCTTTTGCTATCGTCGATAGTGAAGTCGGTAGCCATACTTACCAACAAGATCAGTGGCAAATCGTGAGGCGTATGATACATGCCACAGCCGATTTCGAATTTAACGGTCTGACGGAATTCTCAGATAACGCAGTGGAAGTCGGTGTACGCGCAATTTTGGCTGGTGCGCCTATCGTCGCTGATGTGGAAATGATCTGCGTGGGTTTATCGCAGCCGCGTTTGGCTCATTTTGGCATTAAGCCACATCAATTTATCTCGGATAGCGATGTTATAGAAGCGGCACGCAAAGTAAATAGTACACGAGCCGTGCAAGCAATGTGCAAAGCGAATCAGCAAGGCTTGCTTGATGGCGGCATTGTAGCTGTGGGCAACGCCCCAACCGCACTATTGGAAGTGTTGCGTATGATTAGAGAAGAAAATCTAAAACCAGCTTTGATCGTCGGTATGCCAGTCGGTTTCGTCTCAGCAGCCGAATCTAAAGACTTGCTCAGCACCTTGAAAAATACCCCCTGGATAATTACTCGCGGCCGCAAAGGTGGCTCGACTCTGGTAGTTGCTGCACTTCATGCTCTACTTAGCCTGGCGGAAAGTCAGCAAAAATCTGGCTAA
- a CDS encoding cobalt-precorrin-5B (C(1))-methyltransferase: MPMPEKKPKGTRKGYTTGACSAAAARAAMQGLLSGQVPNQIECLLPNGQLVEFKVDEGYCRDGLAHAVIEKDAGDDPDCTNHARLTADVIWIDKTDTVQLLGGKGIGLITRPGLGLEVGGPAINPIPRRNIEENIRIIAAEQLLHRGVQITLSVPGGEEMAKKTLNYRLGILGGISILGTTGIVHPYSTAAFRASVVQGVEVAARQGQNTVVLTTGGRTEKFVMRELANLDESCFVQMGDFLTPALDAADQCGIQQIVIGGMVGKLTKMAQGEKITHANRNPVDVELVADIARTIGAPEEICLAIAGQETARYASECMEQLGLEHEFHIELAKRVIATLENRYPGRFNIAILVCDFDGNKLAEAGSLLA; this comes from the coding sequence ATGCCAATGCCTGAAAAAAAACCGAAAGGCACACGTAAAGGCTATACGACAGGCGCTTGTTCTGCGGCGGCTGCACGTGCAGCTATGCAAGGTTTATTAAGTGGTCAGGTTCCGAATCAGATCGAATGTCTTTTGCCCAATGGACAATTGGTTGAATTCAAGGTTGACGAAGGATACTGCCGTGATGGCCTAGCGCATGCTGTGATTGAAAAAGATGCAGGCGATGATCCAGATTGTACCAACCATGCTCGGCTCACCGCCGATGTTATATGGATCGACAAAACCGATACCGTTCAGTTGCTCGGAGGTAAGGGTATTGGCTTAATTACGCGCCCGGGCTTGGGCCTGGAAGTGGGAGGGCCAGCCATCAACCCGATCCCGCGCAGAAATATTGAAGAGAATATCCGCATAATAGCAGCCGAACAATTACTTCACAGAGGCGTTCAGATCACTCTCTCTGTGCCAGGCGGCGAAGAGATGGCAAAAAAAACCCTCAACTACCGTCTTGGCATCCTTGGAGGCATTTCGATACTGGGTACCACCGGTATCGTGCATCCCTATTCGACGGCAGCGTTTCGTGCCAGTGTGGTGCAAGGCGTTGAGGTCGCTGCCCGTCAGGGACAAAATACTGTAGTGCTGACCACTGGCGGTCGTACCGAAAAGTTTGTCATGCGAGAGTTGGCGAATTTGGATGAAAGCTGTTTCGTGCAAATGGGTGATTTTTTGACGCCTGCACTGGATGCTGCCGACCAATGTGGGATTCAGCAAATAGTCATTGGCGGCATGGTCGGCAAACTAACAAAAATGGCACAGGGAGAGAAAATTACCCATGCCAACCGTAATCCAGTCGATGTGGAACTAGTGGCCGATATTGCCAGAACCATCGGTGCGCCCGAAGAAATTTGCCTAGCCATAGCTGGACAGGAAACAGCTCGCTATGCCAGCGAGTGCATGGAACAATTGGGTTTGGAACACGAATTTCACATTGAGCTGGCAAAGCGCGTTATCGCAACATTGGAAAATCGCTACCCAGGTCGTTTTAACATTGCGATTTTGGTCTGTGATTTCGACGGCAACAAACTGGCGGAAGCCGGGAGTTTATTAGCATGA